The sequence CTGAAGAACTCGAAAGTTCCAAACTGCTCAGCCCCACCGAATACAATTTCTCCTGGAGCGGGAAAAGCATAAGGCCAAAGTTAAGCGTAATTCTCCACTCTGAATATCCTCGCACTAAAAAATCCGCCGACAGATTTAATATTGTTTTGCTTGACGACTCCTCGATGAAAAATGATGCCTACCACTGGAACGAAAAGATAATCTCAGTAGCAATACAATTAAAATACGGTTGGGGATTGAATAAGGCAATGAAAGATGGATTCCTTGCAGATATTAATAAACTTCGAGATCAAATTTCAAGTAAAAGAATTCATTATGGTATTGCTATCTTATTAGCCACGGAAGATATTTCCAAAGAAAAATTAAAACAAATATCAGAACAAGTCGAAGAAACTAAATCGGACAAAATAAAAACTTATATTATTACTCCATCAGGAATAATTCCCCCTCTCACCACCATATCCCCGGAATATTTGATGAATAACTAGGGCACTTACCATCACCAGTGATACAATGATTTAAAATCTTCTATCCATCCAGGAAGATTTCCGGCATAAACAAACCTGAGTCCCGCTTCATAACCGATTTATATCTATAGAGCTTGAGCCATAATCTGGTTTGAAAAAAGAAAATAATAGACTAGTACGGCTTTGATTTCCCAGCGGCACAGGATAATATAAGTCAACCTTTTTGAGCCGGAAGTGCACTTTTAACCATACTTAGGTAGCATGAACTTAAGTAAACTAAGAAAATGTATCAAATCTGGGAAATATGAGTGGAGACAACACACAATTAATCGTATTATTGAACGTGGTATTACTAGAGAGGAAGTGATAAAAGTTATAATGGATGGGGAGATTATCGAAGATTATCCAGAAGATAAACCATTTCCCAGTTGCCTTCTACTCAGTTTGACGAAGGGTAAACCGCTTCATGTAGTTGTCAGTCTTGATGAGAAAGAAAATACGGCATATATTATTACAGTCTATGAACCGATTTTAGATAAGTTTGAATCCGATTATAAAACTAGGAGAAAATAAGATGGGGCAGTGCCCGCTTTGTGGAGGGAATAAGGAAAAAGGACTTACTACCTTTACTGTAGACTTAGGATTTGGCCTCCTAATTGTGAGAGGTGTACCCGCCAATATTTGCTCTCAATGCGGAGAAAAGTGGATTCCCTCAGATGTAGCTGAAAGGCTAGAAAAGATTGCTGAGGATGTGAGAAAGAAAAAACCTGAGCTCGAAATTGTGAGTTTTGAAGAAGCCGCCTAAAACGTTGTTTTCGCAGTTTTTACATATCCGGGAAGGTTTCCACCTTCACCTTAACCATTCAATTTTTATCCTTTTCTCGACCTTCTTGAAATCGGTGTCACCGGTAACAAGAATTGCTTTTTCCTTCTCGGTCAGTGCAGCGGCAAAGGCATCGGCATAGGATACAGGGTAAAGTGCTTTAAGGTGTGCAGCACTCATGACTAGCTTTTCTTCCACGGGTGCGACTATATTTATGGGAAGAAGCCTCAACAATTGCTCAGCTCTTTTTGCCTCTTCAATACCCCTCGTCTTTGCGTAAGTATAGAAAACCTCTCCAAAGTTAACTATGCCCAGGATCAGGTTGACTTCTTTGTTTCGTGCTTTGCGAATCAAAGCATCAACTCTAAGATGACCGCTTTCTTCTTGGAGCCATGCGAGTACCGCCCATGCGTCGAGCAAGTATTTCATCCTCTTCTATCTCCTTTCTATGTTCCTCTTCCAACTCTTGTAGGGCGTTTGTGCCCTTGAGAATCCCATGCAATTCCTCGACGGGGTCTTTGATAACCGTCACCTCAAGGCGTTTATCGTCTATCTGCCTAAATTCAAGAAAGACGCCCGCTTTGATTTTCATTTTTTCTCTTATCTCATTTGGAATTACAACTTGCCCCTTTGACGAAACCTTTACTATCATCTTACTCCCTCCGTATAGTCTTACTACTAAGCATAGGTAAGACGAATGAGGTAGTCAAATAGGTATATTCCGCATATTTTTGGATAGCAAAGAGCTAAGACAAAACTATTATTATTAGATCAAGAATGGTTTGAAAACACTGCTGTGCAAAATAACTTCTTTAGATTTTATTTCCTCTCTCTCCTCATTCTATATGGCGTTCGTGGTGAGCCTGTCGAACCATGAACGCCCTTACGGGTTTCCCTCCGTTCTCCTCTCCCAGAAGTGAGAGAAATGGAAAATCCTTACGGGCTGTCATTGCCGGCGAAGTGAAGCAATCCATTATTTTAGACAGGTTTGGAAGGATAATTCACCACCAAATCCCGGGAATAGCGTAGGAACAATTGGGGCATTTCCCATCTTTAGTAATACAATAATCCAAAATCTTATATCCGTATCTCTCAACTAACAGTTTATGACAGTTTGGGCAGTAGGTGTTCTCGTAGTTTCTTACGTATCCGGGAAGGTTTCCTGCGTAAACAAATTTCAGCCCTGCTTCATAACCGATTTCTGCGGCGCGGATTAAGGTCTCAGGCGATGTATTATCCGGGTCGGTCATCTTGTAATCCTTATGAAACGCGGTGACATGCCAGGGAATATCCGGTGATATATCTTCGAGGAATTTTGCTGCGGATTTCAATTCTTCATCCGAGTCGTTGAATCCGGGTACAATCAACGTAACAATCTCCACCCAGAATCCCATCTCCACCAGCCGGGGAATGGTTTCAAGAACAGTGCCAAGAAGCCCGCCCAGCTTTCTATAGTTTTTATCCTGCATGGATTTTAGGTCCACTTTGTAGCAATCTGTAATCGGTCTTAGATATTTTAGAACCTCCGGGGTTGCATTTCCGTTTGAGATAAAGGCGGTTTTAAATCCCTGCTCTCTCGCCAGTCTAAAAACATCCGCAGCCCATTCCGCAGTAATAAGCGGTTCGTTGTAGGAGCTTCCGACCATACTCGCTCCATATCTTTTAGCAATACGAACCATCTGCCCTGCCGTAACAGCCATCGGGTCTATTCCCGCCGAAGAGTCCCGAAGGGCCTGGGAGGTAAGCCAGTTCTGACAATAGGCACAGTGATAATCACAGCCAAGCATACCAAAGGTTAGCGTTGATGAACCGGGAAGGACGTGGAAGAATGGTTTCTTCTCCGTAGGGTCGCACTGTAGTGCGGCCACGTACCCTTTTGGGACAAATAGTTTTCCATTCTTGTTGTATCTTACTTTGCATATTCCCCTTAAGCCGTCTCGTATCAAGCACCTGTGGCCGCAGGCGTAGCAGAGAACCTTGTTATCTTCTAATCTTTGATAAAGCTCGCCCTCTTGAGAGTGCTCATCCAATATTTCGGCAAGAGATGGCCTTGCCAGCGTCTTTAGTTCTTTCTTTACTTCCATGCCTCATATCCCCAGGAATATAGATAGTAAAAGTTTAGTCGTTTGGGCGTATGGGTGTCAAACATCGTTAAAACAAAG comes from Thermodesulfobacteriota bacterium and encodes:
- a CDS encoding type II toxin-antitoxin system MqsA family antitoxin; this encodes MNPIIKLGENKMGQCPLCGGNKEKGLTTFTVDLGFGLLIVRGVPANICSQCGEKWIPSDVAERLEKIAEDVRKKKPELEIVSFEEAA
- a CDS encoding AbrB/MazE/SpoVT family DNA-binding domain-containing protein → MIVKVSSKGQVVIPNEIREKMKIKAGVFLEFRQIDDKRLEVTVIKDPVEELHGILKGTNALQELEEEHRKEIEEDEILARRMGGTRMAPRRKRSS
- the amrS gene encoding AmmeMemoRadiSam system radical SAM enzyme, which codes for MEVKKELKTLARPSLAEILDEHSQEGELYQRLEDNKVLCYACGHRCLIRDGLRGICKVRYNKNGKLFVPKGYVAALQCDPTEKKPFFHVLPGSSTLTFGMLGCDYHCAYCQNWLTSQALRDSSAGIDPMAVTAGQMVRIAKRYGASMVGSSYNEPLITAEWAADVFRLAREQGFKTAFISNGNATPEVLKYLRPITDCYKVDLKSMQDKNYRKLGGLLGTVLETIPRLVEMGFWVEIVTLIVPGFNDSDEELKSAAKFLEDISPDIPWHVTAFHKDYKMTDPDNTSPETLIRAAEIGYEAGLKFVYAGNLPGYVRNYENTYCPNCHKLLVERYGYKILDYCITKDGKCPNCSYAIPGIWW
- a CDS encoding type II toxin-antitoxin system VapC family toxin; protein product: MKYLLDAWAVLAWLQEESGHLRVDALIRKARNKEVNLILGIVNFGEVFYTYAKTRGIEEAKRAEQLLRLLPINIVAPVEEKLVMSAAHLKALYPVSYADAFAAALTEKEKAILVTGDTDFKKVEKRIKIEWLR